Proteins encoded within one genomic window of Amycolatopsis nigrescens CSC17Ta-90:
- a CDS encoding AAA family ATPase: MREVFAERLALLFAEAGGPPLKLVTKSVVRARRVDSRRRLIRVSVQRLSDWRRGRNVPSSFDALAVVLEILIGEASKARTRPVLDELYDLEAWRKLWQEALGSPAGGTVDSPAVEERPETGSGSVCPYQGLAAFGPQDVDFFFGRDRAIRVLGSLLGKAFRAGGIAILVGASGAGKSSLLRAGIGSALQADVVSAEARVAVMTPGADPLKSLIEEVPELATPVELALRPVRPAEAMPFADMVRSAMADHVRRKYGGDVPLVLVVDQLEEAFMLSSDDASRKVFVQALQAACTPYDSGGKPPVTVLLSVRADCYELCLDHPELAETLQERQMVLGPMTAAELTDVIEGPAKAVGLRLAPGLVDALLHDLGAYTRPESRSGAHDAGALPLLSHALLATWQRRQGGKLTVAGYRATGGISGSVAATAEQAWARLEPHEREVARTLLSCLVRVSEGGSDTRRRMSREDLVSQVEDRAAAEAVVEVLAAARLVTVDADAIEITHEALLRAWPRLRAWIDRDRNAAVERQRLDDDALMWDSRGRDRSLLYRGARLDSVQSRVRSSGHAKLTEVTHDFLNTSTRHARRAAWFWRGGAALVVVFALLAATAAMVAVQQRNDAQFRQIVGEANRLQATDPTLAAQLSLVAHRMRPQDKDAYARVVATQHLPLAVPLAGHRGPINWTAFSPDGRLLATGSSDGSARLWDVRDPAHPGSFAELTGHSGRLYSVAFSPDGRVLATGSADQTARLWDVRDPANPRSIAELTGHSGRLYSVAFSPDGRVLATGSSDGSVRLWDVHDPAHPRLLGHITGHSDIVGGLAFRPDGQVLATGAADWTVRLWDVRDPVSPTPVGKPLVGHSSTVYSVAFSPDGHTLASGSGDKSVRLWNIRDAEHAIPVGAPLTEHEDEVRSVLFSRDGSTLVSGGGDKIIRLWNVEDPGRPAPVGRYPTGHRTIVYSVALSPDSRSLATVSEDQTVRIWSLPTSVLSGHSSDVRSAAFSPDSRVLATGSADRTVRLWDVRDLSKVVPLGLPLVGPEQDVTSVTFSPDGRVLATGSADRKVRLWDVRDLSKVVPLGLPLVGPEHAVNSVTFSPDGRVLATGSSDGTVRLWDVRTPSAPKPLAVPLAQHATSVNSVAFSPDGRFMATASYDRTVILWDMRDPGRPESLEQRLTGHSGAVWSVVFSPDGRRLATGSADGSARLWDVSDPASPAPSDPPLTGHTDTVFSVAFSPDRRTLITSSSDRAIHLWDVSDPARTVSLGQTFTGHAGIINSVAYRPDGRTLATASADNTVRLWNLDGEHAIQRICSTAKGVLTREVWEKLLPELAYQPPCA; this comes from the coding sequence ATGCGTGAAGTATTCGCGGAGCGGTTGGCACTCCTGTTCGCGGAAGCAGGTGGCCCGCCCCTGAAGCTCGTTACCAAGTCGGTCGTCCGAGCCCGGCGTGTGGACAGCCGCCGTCGGTTGATCCGCGTCTCCGTTCAACGTCTGAGCGACTGGCGGCGGGGGCGCAATGTGCCGTCCAGCTTCGATGCGCTGGCGGTGGTGCTCGAGATTTTGATTGGTGAAGCGTCCAAAGCTCGGACTCGCCCTGTGCTGGATGAGCTCTACGATCTGGAAGCCTGGCGGAAGCTGTGGCAGGAGGCATTGGGCAGCCCAGCAGGCGGCACGGTGGATTCGCCGGCGGTCGAAGAGCGCCCCGAGACGGGCAGCGGGAGCGTGTGCCCGTACCAAGGGCTCGCCGCGTTCGGACCACAGGACGTGGACTTCTTCTTCGGCCGGGACCGTGCGATCCGAGTCTTGGGAAGCCTGCTCGGAAAGGCCTTCCGCGCCGGCGGGATCGCGATCCTGGTGGGCGCCTCGGGTGCGGGCAAGTCATCGCTCCTGCGTGCGGGAATCGGATCGGCGCTGCAGGCGGACGTTGTGTCCGCCGAGGCCAGGGTGGCCGTCATGACTCCGGGTGCGGATCCGCTCAAGTCGTTGATCGAAGAGGTTCCGGAGTTGGCCACGCCCGTTGAGCTGGCACTTCGACCGGTTCGGCCCGCTGAGGCGATGCCCTTCGCGGACATGGTGCGCTCAGCAATGGCCGACCACGTGCGGCGAAAGTACGGGGGCGACGTGCCGCTCGTTCTGGTGGTGGACCAGTTGGAGGAGGCATTCATGCTGTCGTCGGACGACGCAAGCAGGAAGGTCTTCGTCCAAGCGCTGCAAGCGGCCTGCACGCCGTACGACTCCGGAGGAAAGCCCCCGGTAACAGTCCTTCTCAGCGTGCGGGCCGACTGCTACGAGCTGTGCCTGGACCATCCTGAACTCGCCGAGACGCTTCAGGAACGCCAGATGGTTCTGGGCCCGATGACCGCCGCGGAACTCACCGACGTGATCGAGGGCCCGGCAAAGGCCGTGGGGCTTCGGCTGGCTCCGGGGCTGGTCGATGCCCTCCTGCACGACCTAGGCGCCTACACCCGTCCGGAAAGCCGTAGCGGGGCGCACGATGCGGGCGCACTGCCCTTGCTGTCCCATGCGTTGCTGGCCACGTGGCAGCGTCGGCAGGGTGGAAAGCTCACAGTCGCCGGGTACCGTGCGACCGGAGGCATCAGCGGCTCGGTCGCGGCGACCGCTGAGCAGGCATGGGCGCGGCTCGAGCCACACGAGCGGGAAGTGGCACGTACCCTGCTGTCGTGCCTCGTCAGGGTTTCTGAAGGCGGGTCGGACACCAGGCGACGGATGTCACGGGAAGACCTGGTCAGTCAGGTCGAGGACAGGGCCGCTGCGGAGGCGGTGGTGGAGGTACTGGCGGCCGCACGGCTGGTGACGGTGGACGCGGACGCCATCGAGATCACGCACGAAGCCCTGCTGCGAGCCTGGCCACGGCTGCGAGCCTGGATCGACCGAGATCGGAATGCCGCGGTGGAGCGGCAGCGTCTCGATGACGACGCACTGATGTGGGACAGCCGAGGAAGAGATCGCTCGCTCCTGTACCGAGGAGCGCGGCTGGATTCCGTCCAGAGCCGGGTCAGATCGTCGGGCCACGCCAAGCTGACCGAGGTCACCCATGACTTCCTGAACACGTCGACTCGGCACGCGCGGCGAGCCGCGTGGTTCTGGCGTGGCGGAGCCGCTCTCGTCGTGGTCTTCGCGTTGCTGGCCGCGACAGCCGCGATGGTGGCGGTTCAGCAGCGGAACGACGCGCAGTTCCGGCAGATCGTGGGAGAAGCGAACCGGTTGCAGGCGACGGACCCGACGCTTGCGGCGCAGCTGAGCCTGGTCGCCCACCGCATGCGTCCTCAGGACAAAGACGCATACGCCAGAGTCGTCGCCACCCAGCACTTGCCGCTGGCTGTCCCCCTCGCGGGGCACCGCGGGCCCATTAACTGGACAGCTTTCAGCCCCGATGGGCGGCTGTTGGCCACCGGCAGCAGTGACGGGTCGGCTCGCTTGTGGGACGTACGCGATCCGGCTCATCCCGGGTCGTTCGCGGAATTGACCGGTCACAGCGGTCGGCTGTATTCGGTGGCCTTCAGCCCTGATGGACGAGTGCTGGCCACCGGCAGCGCGGACCAGACAGCCAGACTGTGGGATGTGCGCGATCCCGCCAATCCCAGATCGATCGCGGAATTGACCGGTCACAGCGGGCGGCTGTATTCGGTGGCTTTCAGCCCTGATGGACGGGTGTTGGCCACCGGCAGCAGTGATGGGTCGGTTCGTTTGTGGGATGTGCACGACCCGGCCCATCCGAGGTTGTTGGGACACATCACGGGTCACTCCGATATCGTCGGCGGGTTGGCGTTCAGGCCCGATGGGCAGGTGCTCGCCACGGGCGCCGCGGACTGGACCGTGCGCCTGTGGGATGTGCGCGATCCGGTTTCGCCAACTCCCGTGGGCAAGCCGCTCGTAGGACACAGCAGCACCGTGTACTCGGTGGCGTTCAGCCCGGACGGCCACACACTGGCGTCGGGGAGCGGCGACAAGAGCGTGCGTCTGTGGAACATCCGCGACGCCGAGCACGCCATCCCCGTCGGGGCGCCCCTCACCGAGCACGAGGACGAAGTGCGTTCCGTGTTGTTCAGCCGGGATGGGAGCACTCTCGTATCAGGAGGCGGCGACAAGATCATTCGCCTGTGGAACGTCGAGGACCCGGGGCGGCCTGCTCCGGTCGGGCGATATCCGACCGGACATCGCACCATCGTGTATTCGGTGGCATTGAGCCCGGACAGCCGATCGTTGGCCACGGTGAGCGAAGACCAGACCGTTCGTATCTGGTCTCTTCCGACATCGGTCCTGTCCGGCCACAGCAGCGACGTCCGGTCGGCGGCGTTCAGTCCCGATTCTCGAGTACTGGCAACCGGAAGCGCGGACCGGACGGTTCGTTTGTGGGACGTGCGCGACCTGTCCAAAGTGGTGCCCTTGGGCCTGCCCCTTGTCGGACCCGAGCAAGATGTGACCTCAGTGACCTTCAGCCCGGACGGCCGAGTTCTAGCCACCGGAAGCGCGGACCGAAAGGTTCGTTTGTGGGACGTGCGCGACCTGTCCAAAGTGGTGCCCTTGGGCCTACCCCTTGTCGGACCCGAGCATGCTGTGAACTCGGTGACCTTCAGCCCGGACGGCCGAGTACTGGCGACCGGAAGCAGCGACGGAACGGTTCGCCTGTGGGACGTGCGCACCCCTTCCGCTCCGAAGCCCTTGGCCGTGCCGCTGGCACAGCACGCCACAAGTGTGAACTCGGTGGCTTTCAGCCCCGATGGGCGGTTCATGGCCACAGCTAGCTATGACAGGACCGTAATCCTGTGGGACATGCGCGATCCCGGTCGTCCCGAAAGCCTGGAGCAGCGTCTGACCGGACACTCCGGGGCCGTCTGGTCCGTGGTGTTCAGCCCGGATGGACGCCGCTTGGCCACCGGCAGCGCCGACGGGTCGGCTCGTTTGTGGGATGTGAGCGATCCGGCAAGCCCCGCCCCATCGGATCCACCGCTGACCGGGCACACCGACACCGTGTTCTCGGTGGCCTTCAGCCCCGACAGGCGCACCTTGATCACGTCGAGCTCCGACAGAGCGATCCACCTTTGGGACGTGAGCGATCCCGCTCGTACCGTCTCGCTCGGCCAGACGTTCACCGGGCATGCCGGCATCATCAACTCGGTGGCGTACCGGCCCGATGGCCGTACCCTGGCCACGGCCAGCGCAGATAACACCGTCCGGCTGTGGAACTTGGACGGGGAGCACGCCATTCAGCGGATCTGCTCCACCGCCAAGGGGGTTCTGACCCGAGAGGTGTGGGAGAAGCTCCTTCCCGAGCTGGCCTACCAGCCGCCCTGTGCATGA
- a CDS encoding response regulator transcription factor — protein MDDAVTLRVLLADDQALLRGAFRTLLDSADDITVVGEAGDGREAVALARKLRPDVVITDIRMPGTDGLAATVEICADPELRATRVLILTTYETDEYIAQALRAGASGFIGKGIEAQDLLDAVRTIANGDTLLSPAATRSLVARFLATPVDTPPLQPELLAALTPREREMVALVATGLSNLEIADRMYLSPFTVRAHVQRAMTKLDARDRAQLVVIAYQTGLARAVPDGGTDQL, from the coding sequence ATGGATGACGCTGTGACACTCCGAGTTCTCCTCGCCGACGATCAGGCGCTGCTCCGCGGTGCTTTCCGCACTCTCCTCGACAGCGCCGACGACATCACCGTGGTCGGCGAGGCGGGCGACGGCAGGGAGGCGGTGGCCCTGGCCCGTAAGTTGCGCCCGGACGTGGTGATCACGGACATCCGGATGCCTGGCACGGACGGCCTCGCCGCCACCGTGGAGATTTGCGCCGATCCGGAGCTGCGGGCCACCCGCGTACTGATCCTCACCACGTACGAGACCGACGAATACATCGCGCAAGCCCTGCGCGCCGGGGCCAGCGGCTTCATCGGCAAGGGGATCGAGGCGCAGGACCTGCTCGACGCCGTGCGCACGATCGCCAACGGCGACACCCTGCTGTCCCCCGCGGCGACCCGCTCCCTGGTGGCCCGTTTCCTCGCCACACCGGTCGACACTCCACCACTCCAGCCCGAACTACTCGCCGCGCTCACCCCGCGCGAACGCGAGATGGTCGCTCTCGTCGCGACCGGTCTGTCCAACCTGGAGATCGCTGATCGGATGTACCTCAGCCCCTTCACCGTCCGCGCCCACGTCCAGCGCGCCATGACCAAGCTGGACGCACGCGACCGCGCGCAACTCGTTGTCATCGCCTACCAGACCGGCCTGGCCCGCGCTGTCCCCGACGGCGGCACCGACCAGCTGTGA
- a CDS encoding sensor histidine kinase has translation MANRRSSLAPPGKSWWREGTVVAVAFALCLLGGSLRVDDTVTPPPVPAYLLAAVSSGLLLARHRAPVATVLATTVCGMLVAPMGLLSTPLMVVPVVISAYSLAIRAERRVVLVVPLTSAALLVVLPPFVETDFSWADASRLVTVAASPVVAAVVGRSTRHRRAYLAVMEERARRAEESRDEEARRRVAGERLRIARELHDLVAHQITLANAQAAVAAHLFDTRPEQTRTSLDELVKTTRHALDELRATVGLLRQPDDTSALTDPAPGLSQVSALLKTFRRAGLEVSMREDGAASQLPPAADLTAYRVIQEALTNVTKHAATGSAEVHLGWNRDHVTVTVTDDGGGSRTPPERPPGYGLIGMRERATAVGGTLTAGARPQGGFLVSAHLPLPAAENTARGADGATNG, from the coding sequence ATGGCGAACAGGCGTAGTTCACTCGCACCGCCGGGCAAGTCGTGGTGGCGGGAGGGAACGGTCGTCGCGGTGGCGTTCGCGCTCTGCCTGCTCGGAGGCTCGCTGCGGGTCGACGACACGGTGACACCGCCGCCGGTGCCGGCCTACCTCCTCGCCGCGGTGTCGTCCGGGTTGCTACTGGCGCGGCACCGCGCGCCCGTGGCCACCGTGCTCGCCACGACCGTGTGCGGCATGCTGGTCGCGCCGATGGGCCTGCTGTCGACCCCGCTCATGGTGGTCCCCGTCGTCATCAGCGCCTACTCGCTCGCCATCCGCGCCGAACGGCGAGTGGTGCTCGTAGTCCCGCTCACCTCGGCCGCATTGCTGGTCGTCTTGCCCCCCTTCGTCGAAACCGACTTCTCGTGGGCGGACGCCAGCAGGCTGGTGACCGTGGCCGCGTCGCCGGTCGTGGCCGCCGTGGTCGGTCGCTCGACGAGGCACCGGCGGGCCTACCTGGCGGTCATGGAGGAGCGGGCACGCCGGGCCGAGGAAAGCCGGGACGAGGAGGCACGCCGACGGGTGGCCGGGGAACGGCTCCGCATCGCCCGCGAGCTGCACGACCTGGTGGCCCACCAGATCACCCTGGCCAACGCGCAGGCCGCCGTCGCCGCCCACCTCTTCGACACCCGCCCGGAGCAGACCCGCACGAGCCTGGACGAACTGGTCAAGACCACCCGCCATGCCCTCGACGAGCTGCGGGCCACCGTCGGCCTGCTGCGCCAGCCCGACGACACCTCCGCACTCACCGATCCGGCGCCCGGGCTGTCGCAGGTCTCCGCGCTGTTGAAGACTTTCCGCCGCGCGGGCCTGGAAGTGTCGATGCGCGAGGACGGCGCCGCCAGCCAGCTACCGCCGGCCGCGGACCTCACCGCCTACCGCGTCATTCAAGAGGCCCTGACCAACGTGACCAAGCACGCCGCAACCGGCAGCGCCGAGGTGCACCTCGGCTGGAACCGCGACCACGTGACCGTCACCGTTACCGACGACGGCGGGGGCTCCCGTACACCTCCGGAGCGCCCACCCGGCTACGGTCTGATCGGAATGCGTGAACGGGCTACCGCGGTCGGCGGAACCCTCACCGCGGGCGCGCGGCCCCAAGGTGGCTTCCTTGTCTCCGCCCACCTGCCTCTGCCGGCCGCCGAGAACACAGCACGGGGAGCTGACGGAGCAACCAATGGATGA
- a CDS encoding ABC transporter ATP-binding protein, which produces MTNTGDFTDAIRLTAVRKLYGRRDNQVVALEEVTTRFGRGTFTAIMGPSGSGKSTLLQCAAGLDQPTSGSVLLEEHELGEMNETELTKLRRDRIGFVFQAFNLLPVLTVRQNVTLPLRLAGRTPDRGRVAQVLDQVGLAERSNHRPAELSGGQQQRVAIARALISDPAVIFADEPTGALDTRTARDILVLLRHSSRAAGQTIVMVTHDPVAASYADRVLFLADGRLAGELHSPTAESVADRMTHLGAFADEGPRPQPARNRGGQR; this is translated from the coding sequence TTGACGAACACCGGAGACTTCACCGACGCGATTCGGCTGACGGCCGTCCGCAAGCTCTATGGCAGGCGCGACAACCAGGTGGTGGCGCTGGAGGAGGTGACGACGCGGTTCGGCCGGGGGACGTTCACGGCGATCATGGGGCCATCGGGCTCCGGCAAGAGCACCCTGCTGCAGTGCGCGGCCGGGCTCGATCAGCCGACGTCCGGTTCGGTTCTGCTCGAGGAGCACGAACTCGGCGAGATGAACGAGACCGAGTTGACGAAGCTGCGGCGAGACCGGATCGGCTTCGTCTTCCAGGCGTTCAACCTGCTGCCGGTCCTGACCGTGCGGCAGAATGTGACGTTGCCGCTGCGGCTCGCCGGCCGCACCCCGGATCGGGGCCGGGTCGCGCAGGTGCTCGATCAGGTCGGCCTCGCCGAGCGGAGCAACCACCGTCCGGCGGAGCTGTCCGGCGGGCAGCAGCAGCGGGTCGCCATCGCCAGGGCGTTGATCAGCGACCCCGCTGTCATCTTCGCCGACGAGCCGACCGGCGCGCTGGACACCAGGACCGCGCGGGACATTCTCGTGCTGCTGCGGCATTCGTCGCGGGCGGCCGGTCAGACGATCGTGATGGTGACCCACGATCCGGTCGCGGCGTCGTACGCCGATCGCGTTCTGTTCCTCGCCGACGGGCGGCTGGCCGGTGAGCTGCACTCGCCGACCGCCGAATCCGTGGCCGACCGGATGACCCACCTTGGCGCCTTCGCCGACGAAGGCCCCCGCCCGCAGCCGGCGAGGAACCGAGGAGGGCAGCGCTGA
- a CDS encoding ABC transporter permease, with translation MLQLALRTLRFRAGMFVAAFLAMFFAAAIMMACGGLIETGIRTAVPPQRMASADVVVTGDQEYHDSGGDADEPPILPERVHIDAGLANTIAALPGVEKTESFVFEGAPPPGTVDAIGVQAKPGADVRELQGRIDAKLGNGTVTLVGDERGQAELREAKASGVTVMALAGVFTAFAILVSIFGVASMLALSIAQRQRDLALLRAVGATPRHLRRLISRETLLLSLLATALAYFPGRFLGEFIFDRLAERGIAATGLAFRQGWIPTVAAMAVAILAALAGALGAGRRASRVKPTQALAEVSVEGRLIGRGRVLLAVFSLAGGIAMTIVTIAVMSGPLTPATAAPAVILLAIGFAMLAPVLTKVTTFAVQWPVRALGGVTGQLAVLNARGRGGRMAAVLGPVILLTAVSTGMLYLQTTNDEADRQGFAGNLVADAVVTTQDRFDAGLVELINALPHVAGASEYVNSVGFIEKPADNSPMNEGWTLQGVTAKGADATTPVQVTAGKLADLHDDTIAIGRQHAEQLGVGVGGTITLRMGDNTTLDVRVAALFSAPDGYDTLLLPADTLAAHTTQGHATRILVKADENADPEQLVADLTKVTSAEGGLTVSGRDILLREFDAQKTTADFAIYLMVVMIAGYAAITVINTLASSMTARRREFGLQRLAGSTRGQVLRMAVLEGAILAVGGIALGTVAVLGILVPVSLKRLGSVLPAGSPWVYVSTVALTVLVTLGATLLPAWRATRGRPAEAALAIE, from the coding sequence ATGTTGCAGCTCGCACTGCGCACCCTGCGCTTCCGCGCGGGCATGTTCGTGGCGGCCTTTCTCGCCATGTTCTTCGCGGCGGCCATCATGATGGCCTGTGGCGGCCTGATCGAGACCGGCATCCGCACGGCTGTGCCGCCGCAGCGGATGGCCTCGGCCGACGTCGTCGTCACCGGCGACCAGGAGTACCACGACTCCGGCGGCGACGCCGACGAACCGCCGATCCTGCCCGAGCGCGTCCACATCGACGCGGGGCTGGCGAACACGATCGCGGCGCTGCCGGGGGTGGAAAAGACCGAGAGCTTCGTCTTCGAGGGAGCCCCGCCGCCGGGCACGGTCGACGCGATCGGCGTGCAGGCCAAGCCGGGAGCGGACGTCCGCGAGCTCCAGGGTCGAATCGACGCCAAGCTGGGCAACGGAACCGTCACCCTGGTCGGTGACGAGCGGGGGCAGGCCGAACTGCGCGAGGCCAAGGCGAGCGGCGTCACCGTGATGGCACTGGCCGGAGTGTTCACCGCCTTCGCGATCCTGGTGTCCATCTTCGGGGTGGCCTCCATGCTCGCCCTTTCGATCGCCCAGCGCCAGCGGGATCTGGCGTTGCTGCGGGCCGTGGGAGCGACACCTCGTCACCTGCGCCGGCTGATCTCCCGCGAGACGCTGCTGCTGTCCCTGCTCGCCACCGCACTGGCCTACTTTCCGGGCCGGTTCCTCGGCGAATTCATCTTCGACCGGCTGGCCGAGCGCGGGATCGCCGCGACCGGCCTTGCTTTCCGGCAAGGCTGGATCCCGACCGTGGCCGCGATGGCGGTGGCGATCCTCGCGGCATTGGCCGGCGCACTGGGCGCCGGCAGAAGGGCGTCGCGGGTCAAGCCAACCCAGGCGCTCGCGGAGGTCTCCGTCGAAGGCAGGTTGATCGGCCGCGGACGCGTGCTGCTGGCGGTGTTTTCCCTGGCCGGCGGAATCGCCATGACCATCGTGACCATCGCCGTGATGAGTGGACCACTCACGCCGGCCACCGCCGCGCCCGCGGTGATCCTGCTGGCGATCGGGTTCGCCATGCTCGCACCCGTGCTGACCAAGGTCACGACCTTTGCCGTGCAGTGGCCCGTGCGCGCGCTGGGTGGGGTGACCGGCCAGCTCGCCGTGCTCAACGCACGGGGCCGCGGCGGCCGGATGGCGGCCGTGCTGGGGCCGGTGATCCTGCTGACCGCGGTGTCGACCGGCATGCTGTACCTACAGACCACCAATGACGAGGCCGACCGGCAGGGCTTCGCCGGCAATCTGGTCGCCGACGCCGTGGTGACCACTCAGGACCGTTTCGACGCGGGCCTGGTGGAGCTGATCAACGCCCTGCCGCACGTCGCCGGTGCCTCGGAGTACGTCAACAGCGTCGGCTTCATCGAGAAGCCGGCGGACAACTCGCCGATGAACGAGGGCTGGACCCTCCAGGGCGTCACGGCCAAGGGCGCCGACGCCACCACACCGGTCCAGGTCACCGCGGGCAAGCTCGCCGACCTGCACGATGACACGATCGCGATCGGGAGGCAGCACGCCGAGCAGCTGGGCGTCGGCGTCGGCGGCACCATCACGCTGCGGATGGGGGACAACACCACCCTCGACGTGCGGGTGGCGGCGCTGTTCTCCGCCCCGGACGGCTACGACACCCTGCTGCTCCCCGCCGACACCCTGGCCGCGCACACCACCCAGGGACACGCGACGCGAATCCTGGTCAAGGCCGACGAGAACGCCGACCCCGAACAGCTGGTGGCGGACCTGACCAAGGTGACCTCCGCCGAGGGCGGCCTGACGGTGAGCGGCCGCGACATCCTGCTCAGGGAGTTCGACGCCCAGAAGACGACCGCCGACTTCGCGATCTACCTCATGGTGGTCATGATCGCGGGATACGCGGCGATCACCGTGATCAACACGCTGGCGTCGAGCATGACGGCGAGGCGGCGGGAGTTCGGGCTGCAACGGCTCGCCGGCTCGACTCGTGGTCAGGTGCTGCGGATGGCCGTCCTGGAGGGGGCGATCCTGGCCGTCGGCGGCATCGCGCTGGGTACCGTTGCCGTGCTCGGGATCCTGGTGCCGGTCAGCCTCAAGCGCCTCGGCTCGGTGCTGCCCGCCGGGTCCCCGTGGGTCTACGTGTCGACGGTCGCGTTGACCGTTCTGGTGACGCTCGGAGCCACGCTTCTGCCCGCATGGCGGGCGACGCGCGGCCGGCCGGCCGAGGCGGCGCTCGCCATCGAATAG